TTGGCCGACCCGCCCGGTGTCAACACCGCGCGACGGGAACCTCCCGGGAGTCGAACGGGAACCAAATGGGAACGGCCCGGACGAGCATGGCCGGCGAACATCACTCGGATGGGGGCTGAGATGATCGTCGAACATTTGTCGAACCCGGACGCGGTCGCGCACGCGGGCGGCGACGCGGGCCGGCCCGGTGCGGCGCTGGCGCGGGACATCAGGGCCGCGGGGCGCCTGCACGAGGAGCTGGCCGGGCACCTGGTGGCCTGCGCGGGGCCCGCGGAGCGCGTCCGCGGCTCCGGCGGCGTGCCGGGCATCCCGCTCAACACGCGCGCGGTCGACGCCCGCCGGGACCTCCTGGCGGTGCTGTCGAGCTGGTCCGCGCTCGTGGTGGAGGAGCTGGGCGTGGCCGCGCCGGAGCGGTCGGCGCCCGCGCTGGCCGGTTTCCTCGCCGGGCACGCCGACTGGCTGGCCGGGCACGACGCCGGGCCGGACGCGGCCGAGGAGTTCCGGGACCTGGTGCGCCGGGCCGACCGGGTCGTGCACGGGTCGGCGGGCAAGCAGGTGCCGCTGGGCTCCTGCCCGCGGCCCACGTGCACCGGCGCCCTGGTCGCCAGGCTCGGCCCGGCCGACTCCGACCGCGAGTCGGTCATCGTGTGCCTGGCCCGGGACGACCACCGGTGGACGCCGCGGCAGTGGCACGCCCTGGCCTTCACCGCGACCGAGCCCGCGCGGCCGGCCCGGCGACCGCTGGGCGTCACCGAGATCGCGGCCGCGTGGCGGGTGCCGCCGGGCACGGTCTACTGGCTGGCCAAGACGCACGGGTGGCGCAGGCACCGCGACGGCCGGAAGGTCTTCTACGAGCGCGAGGACGTGCTGCGCACCATGGCCACCCGGGAGGGCGCGGCGTGAGGCTGGTCGTCCTCGGCGCCACCGGCGGCACCGGCCGGGCGCTGGTCCGCCGGGCGCTGGCGCTGGGGCACCACGTCACGGCGGCGGTCCGCGACCCGGGCCGCCTGCCGGTGCGCCACGACGACCTCGACGTGCGCACGCCGGACTTCGCCGACCCCGAGGGGATGGCGGAGCTGTTGCGCGGCGAGGACGCCGTGCTGTCCGCGCTGGGCCCGCGCGGCAGGCGCGACGCGGGCGTGGTGGCCCCGCTGACCGGGGTGCTCGCCTCGGCCGCCGGCCTGGCCGGGACGCGCAGGCTGCTCGTGGTGAGCGCGTCCCCGGTGGGCGACGCCCCGGCCGACGAGTCGCCCGCGCACCGGCTGCTGGTCACCCCGCTGGTGCGCCGGGTCTTCCGGACCGTCTACGCGGACCTGGCGGCCGCGGAGCGGCTGCTCGCCGGGAGCCCGGGGCTGGACTGGACCGTCGTCCGGCCGCCGCGGCTGCTCGACGGGCCGGGGACCGGGGAGTACCGGGTGCGCATCGGCGGTTCGCTGCCCCGCGCGACGTCGATCGACCGGGCGGACGTGGCCCGCGCGATGCTGTCGTTCATCACCGACGAGAGGACTTTCCGGCAGGTCGTCGGCATCGCCCGCTGACGGCGCGGGACCTGCCGGGTTCCGGTTCGCCCGAACCGGAACCCGGCGGCGCGCTCAGGCCGAGCGGATCGCGCGGAGGTCGTTGCCCGGCGGGTGCGGCACCGGCACGCCGATCGTCTCGTACAGCCGCATCCCGTTCTCCCAGTGCCGCCGCGACCCCTCCGGGTCGCCGCCGGCGAAGAGCACGTGCGAGATCCCGGTCAGCGCCTTCGCCTTCTCCAGCAGCATCTCGATGCGCTCGGCGAGCAGCGCGGCCTGCCGGTAGTGCCGCAGCGCCGCCTCCCACTCGCCCCGCTCCAGGTGCACGGCGCCCAGCGTGTTGTGCACCGCGGCGGTCGTGGCCTGGTCGCCCAGCGCCCGCGCCACCTCCAGCGCCCGCTGCCCCTCCTCGCGCGCCTCGGCGTAGCGGCCCTGGCGGCGCAGCACGTCCGCGCGCCGGGCGTGCACCACCGCCTCGCCCGTGGTCACCCGCGTCCGCCGGGCCACCTCGCCCGCCCGGGCCAGCAGGTCCAGGGCCAGGTCGAGGTCGCCGAGCAGCATGTGGCACCGCGCCTGGTCGGACAGGCCGATCATCTCCGCGTACTGGTCGCCGGTCTCGCGGGCGCAGGCGAGCACCAGCTCGGTGGTGTGCAGGGCCTCGTCGAGCCTGCCGAGCGTGGCGTGCGCCGACCCGAGCATCGCCAGCACGGTCGACAGCTCGGCCCGCAGCCCGGTGCGCTCGCAGATGCCCCTGGCCAGCTCCAGGCTGTCCACCGCGTCCCGGTAGCGGCCGAGGATCTTGTGGAACATGCCGATCCGGGCCAGGCAGCGCGCCCGCGCCACGTCGTCGCCCGCCGCCTCGGCCAGTGCCAGCGCCCGCTCCGAGCACTCCAGGCCGCGCCGGGTGCGCCCCAGGTCCAGGTACGGCGTGGCGAGCGCGCACAGCGCGACGCCCTCCAGGTCGCCGCGGCCCAGGTCGCGCGCCGCCGCCACCGACCGCTCCAGCAGCTCGACCTCGTCGTTGACGTCGCCGCGCAGCCGCAGGTAGGGCGCCATGGCCGGGGGCAGGCACGCCACGTAGTGCCGCTGCCCGGCCTGCTCGGCCCACGTCAGGGACTCCACCAGGTTGCCCCGCTCGGCGTCGAACCAGGCCAGCGCGTCGGCCACGGTGGCGATCGGCGGCAGCACCACCCTGGGCGCGGCGGCCTCCTCGTCCCGGACCGGGACCCGGCCGGGCTGGACCAGCTCCGCCGCGTGCTCGGCGGCGCGCAGGTAGTACCGGAGCAGCCGGTGCAGGTCGGTGGTCCCCGGTCCGGGTGCGCGGCCGACCGGGCGCGGCCGGACCAGCTCGCGCAGCAGGTCGTGGAACAGGTAGCGGCCGGGCACCCGCTGGACCAGCAGCCGCGCGTCGAGCAGGGCCTCCAGCAGCCGCCGCGCGGTCTCCACCGGGATGCCCGCCAGCACGGCGGCCGAATATTCGTCGAAGTCGACGCCGGGGTGGTTGCCCAGCAGCCGGTAGAACTGCCGCTGCCGCGGTTCCATCGACTCGATCGACAGGGCCAGCACCGAACCCACGCTGCGGTCGCCCTCGACCAGCTCGTCGAGCACCGACGTCTCGTCCCGCAGCCGCCGGACCAGCCACTCGATCATCCACAGCGGGCGGTTGCGCAGCCGGGTGGCCGCGATCCGCACCGCCAGCGGGAGCTGGCCGCACACCGACACCAGCTCCGCGGCCCAGCCCGGCTCGGCCGCGACGCGCTCCTCGCCCAGGATCGCCTTGAGCATGGCCGTGCAGTCCGCGGTGGACGGCAGGCCCAGCGAGAGCTGCACCGCGCCGTCCAGGCCCAGCACGGTGCGGCTGGTGATCAGCGCCAGGCACCCGCCCGCGCCGGGCAGCAGCGGGCGCACGTGGGCGGCGTTGGTCGCGTTGTCCAGCACCAGCAGCAGCTTCCGGCCCGCGGTCCGCACCCGCCACAGCGCGGTGCGGCCGGGCAGGTCGTCCGGGATCTCCTCGCCGGGCACGCCGAGGGCGCGCAGCAGCGTGTCGAGCGCGTGCGCGGGCGCCACGGGCTCGTGCCCGGGGGTGAACCCGCACAGGTCGACGAACAGCTGGCCGTCCGGGTAGCGGTCCGCCAGCCGGTGCGCCGCGTGCACGGCCAGCGTGGTCTTGCCGCCGCCGCCCATGCCGTCGATGGCCACTATCGCGAGCTTGCGCCCCGGCTCCGGCGGCACCGCCGCGAGCAGGGCGTCCAGCTCGGCCCGCCGGCCGGTGAAGTCGGGCAGGTCGTAGGGCAGCGAGGACGGCGCGGGCGGCGCCGGCGGCACGGCCGGTGCCGCCGGCACGGCGGTCCGCTCCGGTTCGGCCGCCCCGGCGCGCGGGTCCAGGCCCGGCGCGCTGCGCAGGATCTCCTGGTAGCGGCGGTTGACCTCCGGGCCGGGGTCGATGCCCAGCTGCTCGGCCAGCAGCCGGCGCAGGTCGTTGTAGACCTCGATGGCCTCGGCCTGCCGGCCGGAGTGGTAGAGCGCCACCATCAGCAGCCCGCGCGGCCGCTCGCGCAACGGGTGCTCGTCGACGAGCGCCAGCAGGTCGTCGACGACCTCCCGCGCCTCGCCGAGCTTGATGCGCAGCTCGATGAGCCGTTCCCGGGCGACGAGCCGGCGTTCCTCCAGCACGGTGATCGCGGACTGCGCGCCCGGGATGCGCAGCCCCTCCAGCACCCCGCCGCGCCACAGCGCCAGCGCCGCTTCGAGGTGTTCGACCTCGTTCGGCACGTCCCCGGACGCCCGGCACGACCGGGCCTCGGCCACGTGGCGCTCGAACTGGTGCAGGTCGAGGCTGTCCTCGCACAGCACCGCGCAGTAACCCGGGTCCTCGGTGCGCAGGAACGCCGCCGCGCCCGGTATCCGGGTGCGCAGGTCGGACACGATCTTGCGGACCTGGTGCGCCGCCGTGTCCGGCGGGTTCTCCTCCCAGGTCGCCTCGATCAGCCGCGGCAGCGACACCACCCGCCCCGCCTTGACCAGCAACATCCCCAGCACGCGCCTGCTGCGGGCCCCGCCCAGGTGGACCGACCGGTCCCCCGAGGTCGCTTCCAGTGGGCCCAGCACGCGAAACCGCATCAAAGCACATCCCCCCAGAACAGAGCTTCGATCGCGTGTCGCCCCGCGAATGCGAGGCAAGTTCACCGTTTTGTCGCAATTCCCCCCGAGGTCAAATACCCAAGCCGGGGACTGTAACGTCTCCACAACAGACTGTCAACGCGGCCAATTCCATTCAAGGCCCGAGCCGGTGACGTCCACGATCGGCCGCATGTCGAAGAGCTATAGAACCCGGTCCGGCCCGGTCCCCCGACCGGGCCGTTCACCCGCCCCGCCCTGCTCACGGCCCGCGCGTCCACGTTGTGAACCCCACGTTGCACGCCTACCGCAACGCGTAAAATCTCCGGACGAACCGGACGCGGTCCAACGAATGAGGTGCTAGCGCTCGGCCGGGGGCAAATATCCGTACAGGAATGCGCGGACGACCTCCTCGGCGACTTCGTCGAGCTCCGCCTCCCCCAGCTCGCGGCCGGCGTCCCTGGCCCGCGCGGCGAGCGTGGCGTTGAGCAGCACCGCGAAGTGGTGCGCGGCGAAGTGGGGGTCCTCGGCGCGCAGCAGCCCCCGGTCGTGCATGGCGGCCATCCGCGCGGCGAGCGTGCGCTGCACGCGCCGGGGCCCGGCCTCCTGCCACGCCTCGAACAGCTCGCGCGGGAAGTGGTCGTGCTCGGCGTTGATCCGCCGGACGATCGCGAAGTGGTCGACGAACTCCGGCAGCGGCCGCACCCAGGTCCTGGCGAGTTCGACCAGGGCGGTCTCCGCGTCGGTCACGTCGGACAGGTGGCGCTCGATGATCGCCTCGTGCGCCTGGACCACCCGGCGGGAGCTCTCCGTCACCACGGCGGCGAACAGGTGCTCCTTGTTGTCGAAGTGGTTGTAGATCGTGCGGGTCGACACGCCCGCCTCCGAGGCGATCATGTCGATGCTCGCCATCAGGTAGCCGACCCTGCCGAACACCTCCCGGGCGGCGCGGGTGATGTCCCCGTGCTTCCGGGACAGGCCGCGCTGCGGCCGCTCCACGTCTTGATCAGCCCTGGTCAAGGCGCCTCCCGAGGTCGTTTTGCAGATACCGTTTTACAACTTTGCCATGCACGTTGTACTTTACCCGACATGAGCGGTCGCCGACCCACCGAGCCGACCGAGGCGGACCCCCGACCCGGTGCCGCCCCGGTCGCCGCCACCCCGCCCCGGCACCCCCTGCCGGCGCGGTTCACCGTCCTGCTGGGCTACCTCGTGGTGCCCATGGCGCTGTCCGGCACCACCATCGCCCTGCCCCACGTCGCCACCACCCTCGGCGGCAGCGGCGAGGCGTTGCAGTGGGTCCTGACCGGTTACTTCCTGGCCGCGTCCTGCCTGATGCTGGTCGCCGGCTCGCTCGGGGACCTGTTCGGCCGGCGGCGCGTCTACCGGATCGGCGCCGCCACCTACGTCGCCGGCACGGTCGCGTGCGCGCTGGCCCAGGACGTCCTGGTGCTCGACGTCGCCCGGACGGTCTGCGGCATCGGCGCGGCGGGCATCATGGCGGGCGGCGGCGCGATCCTGGCCCAGACCTTCGAGGGCGAGGCGCGCACCAGGGCGTTCGCGCTGGTCGGCACCTCGGTCGGGGTCGGCCTGGCGTTCGGCCCGACGCTGTCCGGCTGGCTGGTCGACGCGTTCGGCTGGCGCGCCATGTTCGGCGCGTTCGCCGCGGCCGCCCTGGTCGTGCTGCTGGGCACGCTGTTGTCGGGCGAGTCCGCGGCGGCCACCCGGCCCCGCCTGGACCTGCCCGGCGCGGCCACCCTGGTCGTCGCGCTGGCCGCGCTGATGTGGGGCCTGAACCAGGTCACCGGCCTGGGCTGGACGAGCCCGGTGGTGCTCGGCTGCCTCGCCCTGAGCGCGGTGGCGTTCGCGGCCTTCGCCGCGGTGGAGCGGCGCCGCGAGTTCCCGATCGTCCCGCTGTCCCTGCTGGGCGACCGGCGCTTCGCCGGCTGGCTGGTCGCCGCGCTCACCACCGCGGTCGGCACCGCGGGCGTGCTGGTCTACCTGCCCACCTACCTCCAGTCGGCCGGTGGCGTCTCCCCCGGTGACACCGGCGCGGTCATGCTGGCGATGACCCTGCCGATCCTGGTCACCCCGCCGCTGGCGGGCAGGCTGGTCACCGGCGGCGCGTCGCCGCGGCTGCTCATCGCGGGCGTCATGGCGCTGTTCGCGGCGGGCAACGCGTGGCTGACCACCCTCGACGCCTCGGGCGTGCCGCCCGTGCTCGGCCCGCTGGTGCTCATCGGCATCGCCAACGGCGTCGCCGCGGGCATCGTCGACGCCCAGGCCATGGACCTGGTCCCGGCCGAGCGGGTCGGCATGGCCTCGGGCCTGCTCCACACCATGCGCGGCGGCGCCAACACCCTCGTGGTCACCCTGTTCGGCGCGGCGCTGGTGAGCGTGGTGCAGGCCGGCGTCGGCGACCGCGCGCTGGCCGGGCGCGTCGTCGCGGGCGACCCCGCCGGCCCCGACCGCGCCGCGCTCGTCGCCGAGTACACCTCGGCGTGGCAGGTGGTGCTGTGGTGCGTCGCCGCGCTGTGCGCGCTGGCGGGCCTGGCGGTGCACCGGATGCTGCGCCCCCACGACCGCCCTTGAGGACGCACGACCCGTTCGAGAACCGCCACAACCACGGAAAGGACAAGCGGTGCGCACAACGCCCATGGGCGCCGGCGGCCTGGTCGTCCCGGTGCAGGGACTGGGTTGCATGCGGATGACCGCGCCCGGCAACCCGGTCGACGAGTCCGCGGCGTCCGCCGTCGTCAACCGGGCGCTCGACCTCGGCGTCACCTTCCTCGACACCGCCGACATGTACGGCGAGGGCCTCAACGAGGAGATCGTCGGCCGGGCGGTGCGCCACCGCCGCGACGAGGCGGTCATCGGCACCAAGTTCGGCGCCGTGCGCGACGCGGACGACAACTGGACCATCCGCGGCGACGCGGCGTACGTGCGCACCGCGTGCGAGGCGAGCCTCAAGCGGCTCGGCGTGGACGTGATCGACCTGTACTACCTCGCCCGCCGCGACCCGAAGGTGCCGATCGAGGAGTCGGTGGGCGCGATCGCGGAGCTGGTCGCCGAGGGCAAGGTCCGCCACGTCGGGCTGTCCGAGGTCACCGCGGAGGAGCTGCGCGCCGCCCACGCGGTGCACCCGATCACCGCCCTGCAGTCCGAGTGGTCCCTGTGCTCCCGGCGGGTCGAGCCGGTGGTGGAGGTCTGCGCGGAGCTGGGCGTGGGCGTGGTGCCGTACTCCCCGCAGGGCCGCGGCCTGCTGGCGGGCGGCCGGGACTCGCTCGGCCACTACTCGGCCGCGGCGTTCGCGGCGCTGATCGACCTGCTCGGCGAGCTGGCCCGGCGCCACGGCGCCAAGCCCGGCCAGGTGGCGCTGGCCTGGGCCCAGCACCGGGCCGACGTGTGGGGCATCCCGGTCGTGCCGATCCCCGGCACCACGAACGTCGACCATCTGGAGTGCAACGTCGGGGCGCTCGACATCGCGCTGGGCGCGGACGAGCTCGAAGCACTGGAAACCGCGGCCGCCGAGTAGGCCGCGAACCCGGGGAAAAGGAAGAGGAACAGCACGATGTCGACTCCCACCCTCAAGCTCGCCGTCATCCTCGGCAGCGTCCGGGAAGGCCGGCGCGGGCCCGTGGTCGGCCGGTGGTTCCGGCAGCAGGCCGAACAGCACGGGCAGTTCGACGTGGACTACATCGACCTGGCCGAGGTGCCGCTGCCGCTGGCGCTGCCGGCCCTGCCGCCGCTGATGGGCGAGCCGGAGCGGCCCGAGGGCCTGGCCGCGGTGACCGGGAAGCTGGCCGCCGCCGACGCGTTCGTGATCGTGACGCCGGAGTACAACCACAGCTACCCGGCCTCGATCAAGACCCTGGTCGACTGGCACTTCACCCAGTGGCGGGCCAAGCCGGTGGCGTTCGTGTCCTACGGCGGCATCGGCGCCGGCCTGCGGTCGGTGGAGCACCTGCGCGCGGTCTTCGCCGAGCTGCACGCGGTGACCGTGCGGGACTCGGTGTGCTTCCCGCAGTACTGGGAGCTGTTCGACGCCGAGGGTCAGCCGCGCGACGCCGAGGGCGCCAACGGCGCGGCGAAGGTCATGCTCGACCAGCTCGCCTGGTGGGGTTCGGCGCTGCACCTGGCGCGCGAGACCAGCCCCTACCCCCAGGGCGACTGATCGTCCCGAGACGGCCGGTCGGGCGGCGGGGAGTGTGGAGGCTCCTCCCGCCGCCCGACCGGTGCGGGAAGTCGGTCCGCTGAATGCCCGAGCGCCCCGCCCTCGCGGTGGGGTCCCTGGTGGCGGGCGGGCATTCGCCGACGCGATCAACGGCGATGGCGACGCGGTTTCGGGCCGTCCGAGCGGGCGGCGAGGGTAATGAGGCTCCCCTCGCCGCCCGCTCATCCCCCTCGGCGTTCAGGACGCCACGAAGTCGGCGATGCGCGAGAGCACGATCGTGTCGGCCAGGAAGCCGATGTGCGTCTGGCACGCCACGGTGTTGTTGCTCGCGCCGCTGAGCGCCGTGCTGGTGTACGGCAGGATGACGCCGTCGCACGGCGAGTACCAGGTGGCGTAGCGGGTGCTGCCCGGCGTCTCGTCGCCCGAGCTGATCTGGGCGATGAACGACGAGCCCGGGTACATCTGCCGGCAGGTCTCGTAGATCAGGCACGCGCCCGCGGCCGTGGTGCCGTGGTTGGCGCCCGCGATCGAGGCCAGGTGGCTGACGCTGGTGTTGCCGCCCAGCACCTTCAGGTAGTACTGGCTGACCAGGCCGCCCATCGAGTGGTTCACGATCGCCACCTTCGACGCCCCGGTGCGGGACTTGACGTCGTTGACGAAGGTGGCCAGGCCCCGGGCGTTCTGCGTGTTGTCGCCGTAGGAGTTGTACTCGTAGGCGAACAGCCGGCTGCTCGACCAGCCGGCCGCCCGGAACACCGACATCGCCGTGACCCAGTTCGACGCGCTGCCGGTGTAGCCGTGCACGAACACCACCGGTGTCGTGGTGGCGGCGGTGGCGGCGGGTGCGGGTACGAGCACGAGCGAGGCGGTCAGTGCCGCGAGTGCGCTGAGGAAGCGACGCATGGGCCCTCCAGGACAGGGTGGGTGCGGGACCCGCCCAGCGTCCCGCCGTCAACCGGCCGGTTACATCCGTGCAACCACCGGTTCACCGTTCACCGGGGCCTGGGTGTTGCCCGTGGTACCAGGGGTTTTTGCGGTGCTTTGCGGTGCCCTGGGCGTTTTCGCGGCGGCCTCGGTGCGTTTTCGCGGCGGCCTCGGTGTCCCGCGGCCTCCCGCGGTCACCCCGGCAGGTTGCCCCACACCTCGGCCGCGAAGGTCCTGGCCGCGGCGCAGGCGTCGTCGATCCGGCCGCCCGCGCCCAGGGTGACCACCACCAGCACCAGCTCGTTCAGCCCGTCCTCGAACGGGACGTGCTCGGTCTCGGCCGCGCACAGCACCGCCGAGCCGACCCTGGTCACGGAGGTGGGCCGCCCGCCGATCTCCTCCCGCGTGACGTCACCGCCGTCGGGCTCGGCCATCCTGCCCACCGAGTGCAGCACCCTCACGCGCGGCGGGGACGGGTCGTTGGCCCGCGCCCAGCGGCACTGGTGCCCCGACGGGTACTTCCGGGCCCTGGCGCCGGCCAGGCCGGGCAGCCGGGCGACCGTCGAGTCGGCCAGCCCGCGGCAGGCGTCGACCGCGCCGAGCGACTTCGGCCCGAAGTCCCGGTGCACCACGTCCCCGGCCAGCACCCGGTCGGCGACGGCGCGCACCAGGGCGTCGGCGATCGCGCACAGCTCGGCGCCGGTGGTGCCGCCGGAGGAGCGGTTGTCGGCGGACACGGACAGCGTCACCTGGTCGGGGAAGACCAGCACGCGCTCGCAGTGCAGCTCGTCGCCGGGCACCTCGACGACGTCCAGCCCCTCGTAGAAGGTGAGCCGGCCGGTCAGCTCGGCGCGGTCGATCACCCGGTCCAGGCTGCCCGCGACCACGTCCACCCCGGTGCCGGCGGGCGTGGTGAGCTTGAGCAGGCAGTAGTCCAGCGACTCGGTCGGCCCGACCTCGGCGGCGCCGAACCGCGCCAGGTCGGCCGGTTCGACCTGGCCGCACGGGTCGACGGTGGTCATGTCGCCGAGCAGGCGTTCGGCGGTGGGTTCGGGCGGGGGCGTGGAGGTGGGGTCCGGCACCGGCACGGCGGAGCCGGGCACCACCGCGCTGCACCCGCCCAGCACGAGGGCCAAGCCCGCCACGAGGACAGCTCCGCGCACCCCGACCATGGACGCAGGGTAGGCGACGGGATGGGCTTTCGGGCGGTTTCGACCGGTCCGGGTGCGGTTGTCCCCCTCGGTCCACTGTGGACGACGGGGTCGACCTCGTCCGGTCAGCGCATCGGTGGCACCCACTCGGTCGATCACGCGCCCCCCGGCCGGATTCCCTTGGCGCGCCCGGGGAGCGCCGGCTAGGGTGGCCGGTGTGACGGACTTCAAGCTCCCGCTCTACGGGGCCGACACCGAACGCGGCGACCTCGCTCCCTGAACTCGCCCGGTTCCCGGCGTCCACCGTCACCCCGTCCCAGGGAGTTCCCGTCATGCCCAGCGCGAGCACGCGCGCGTTCGTCCGCGCCCTGCCCAAGGTCGAGCTGCACGTCCACCTGGTCGGCTCCGCCGACGTCGACACCGTCCTGGCCCTGGCCCGCCGCCACCCGGAGGCCGGCGTGCCCACCGACCGCGCCGAACTGGAGCGGTTCTACGCCTTCCGCGACTTCGACCACTTCCTGGCCGTCTACTGGGCGGTGCAGTCGATGATCCGGGGCCGCGACGACGTCCGCGCCCTGGTGACCGGCCTGGCCGCCCGGCTGGCCGGGCAGAACGTCCGCTACGCCGAGGTCACCGTCACCCCCTACAACCACCTGCTCGACGGCGTGCCCGGCGACGAGCTGCTGACCGGGCTCACCGAGGGCCGCGCCGAGGCCCTGGCCGACCACGGCGTCGAGCTGGCCTGGTGCTTCGACATCCCCGGCGAGAAGGGGGTGGTGGCCGGGCGCGAAACCCTGGTGTTCGCCCTGCGCGACCGCCCGGACGGCCTGGTCTCGTTCGGCCTCGGCGGCCCGGAGGTGGGCGTCGGCCGGGCGCAGTTCGCGCCGTTCTTCACCGCCGCGCGGGAGGCCGGGCTGCACAGCGTGCCGCACGCGGGCGAGACCACGGGACCGGCCACCATCTGGTCGGCGCTGCACGACCTGGGCGCCGAGCGCGTGGGCCACGGCACCAGCTGCACCGCCGACCCCCGCCTGCTGGAGCACCTGGCCGGGCACCGCGTGCCGCTGGAGGTGTGCCCGACCTCCAACGTCCGCACCCGGCAGGTCCGCTCGCTGGCCGAGCACCCGGTGCGCCGGATGCTCGACCACGGCGTGGTGGTCACCCTGAACACCGACGACCCGCCGATGTTCGGCACCACGCTGGAGGACGAGTACGTGGCGGTGGCCGACGCGCTCGGGTTGCTGCCCGCGGAGGTCGCGGGGTTGGCGCGCAACGCCGTCGAGGCGTCGTTCCTGCCGGGCGGGCGCAAGGCGGAGCTGCTGGCCGGGATCGACGCGGTCGTCGCCGGGACCTGAGCGCGGCGCCGGCCGCGACGGCGCCGGTTGGCGTCGATCGGCACCGGTTGGCACCGGCCGGTGCCGGTTGGTGTCAGTCGGTGTCCGTCGCGGCCAGCACCGCCAGCCGTCGGCCGTCCGGGTCGAGGACGGCCAGGCCGATGCTCCACACCACGCCCGCGAACCAGTCGGTGTCGGCCTCGAAGCCGTACCAGGCGCACTCACCCACGCGCGCCCCGACCTCGCCGGCGGACGCGCCCACCGGCGTCCCGACCAGACCGGCCAGGGAGTTCCACGCCGCCAGGCGACCGCGCGCACCCCGGTGGCCGGAGCTGTACGCCCCTCCCCCGGACGCCGCGGCGAACAGCACCTGCCACGCGTGGGCGGGCGGGCAGGCGACGACCCGCGGTACGTCCCCGCCGTCCAGGCACTCCAGGTCCAGCGCCGCCAACGCGCTCGGCACCGAGTCGGGGGCCAGGGGCGTCGCCGGTTCGAACACCCGCGCCTCGATCCGCCCGTTGGACTCGTCGACCCAGTTGTCCACCGCCTCGGTCACCGCGTCCGCCGCCGCCACCTCCGCCATCGGCGGCACGGGCTCCCCCGGCGGGATCGACCGCCCGGCGGGCAACCCGAACGGCACGGCCGCGCCGGTGCCCGTGACGCTGTAGCTCGGCAGGAGCGGTTCCCCCTCCACTTCGGACAGTTCAAGGGGGAGCCACCCCAGCGGGTGGTCGCGCCAGTGCGGCGAGGTCGCCCACCCGGCGATCCCCGGCACCTCGGCCACCGCGACGCCGCGGAGCACCAGTTCGTGGACCAGGCAGGCGCGCAGCTCCTCCACGGCACCGCCCGGCGCGCCGTCCCCGGCGAAGACCACCGCCAGGTCCGCGACCGGCCGGCCGGCGGCCAGCAGCGAGGCGACCCGACCGGCCAGGTCCCGACCGGTCGGCACCTCGGCGACCAGGCGGACGGCCTGGGCGACGTCGCCGGTGCCGAGGGCCAGCGACCGCACCAGGCGCTGGAACACGCTCCGGTACTGCCACGCCGGCCTCACGGCGGTGCCGTGGGCCCGCGCGAGCGCGATGCCGAGGTCGGCGACGAACGCGGCGTCACCCCGGGCCAACCGGCGGTCGACCTCCCGCCACAGCCCGTTGACGTCGGTCAGTCCGGTCAGCCCCGACACGATCTCCGCGATCCGCTCCCCCACGACGCGGGAGTCTAGGCAACCGGCTCAACCGACCCGGCGAGGAATTCGCCCGGGTCGCGGCGGGCAACGGGCGCCGCCCGCGTGCCGCTGCCCTGCCG
This portion of the Saccharothrix syringae genome encodes:
- a CDS encoding aldo/keto reductase gives rise to the protein MRTTPMGAGGLVVPVQGLGCMRMTAPGNPVDESAASAVVNRALDLGVTFLDTADMYGEGLNEEIVGRAVRHRRDEAVIGTKFGAVRDADDNWTIRGDAAYVRTACEASLKRLGVDVIDLYYLARRDPKVPIEESVGAIAELVAEGKVRHVGLSEVTAEELRAAHAVHPITALQSEWSLCSRRVEPVVEVCAELGVGVVPYSPQGRGLLAGGRDSLGHYSAAAFAALIDLLGELARRHGAKPGQVALAWAQHRADVWGIPVVPIPGTTNVDHLECNVGALDIALGADELEALETAAAE
- a CDS encoding NADPH-dependent FMN reductase: MSTPTLKLAVILGSVREGRRGPVVGRWFRQQAEQHGQFDVDYIDLAEVPLPLALPALPPLMGEPERPEGLAAVTGKLAAADAFVIVTPEYNHSYPASIKTLVDWHFTQWRAKPVAFVSYGGIGAGLRSVEHLRAVFAELHAVTVRDSVCFPQYWELFDAEGQPRDAEGANGAAKVMLDQLAWWGSALHLARETSPYPQGD
- a CDS encoding esterase/lipase family protein, whose product is MRRFLSALAALTASLVLVPAPAATAATTTPVVFVHGYTGSASNWVTAMSVFRAAGWSSSRLFAYEYNSYGDNTQNARGLATFVNDVKSRTGASKVAIVNHSMGGLVSQYYLKVLGGNTSVSHLASIAGANHGTTAAGACLIYETCRQMYPGSSFIAQISSGDETPGSTRYATWYSPCDGVILPYTSTALSGASNNTVACQTHIGFLADTIVLSRIADFVAS
- a CDS encoding DUF3558 family protein, whose amino-acid sequence is MVGVRGAVLVAGLALVLGGCSAVVPGSAVPVPDPTSTPPPEPTAERLLGDMTTVDPCGQVEPADLARFGAAEVGPTESLDYCLLKLTTPAGTGVDVVAGSLDRVIDRAELTGRLTFYEGLDVVEVPGDELHCERVLVFPDQVTLSVSADNRSSGGTTGAELCAIADALVRAVADRVLAGDVVHRDFGPKSLGAVDACRGLADSTVARLPGLAGARARKYPSGHQCRWARANDPSPPRVRVLHSVGRMAEPDGGDVTREEIGGRPTSVTRVGSAVLCAAETEHVPFEDGLNELVLVVVTLGAGGRIDDACAAARTFAAEVWGNLPG
- the add gene encoding adenosine deaminase; the encoded protein is MPSASTRAFVRALPKVELHVHLVGSADVDTVLALARRHPEAGVPTDRAELERFYAFRDFDHFLAVYWAVQSMIRGRDDVRALVTGLAARLAGQNVRYAEVTVTPYNHLLDGVPGDELLTGLTEGRAEALADHGVELAWCFDIPGEKGVVAGRETLVFALRDRPDGLVSFGLGGPEVGVGRAQFAPFFTAAREAGLHSVPHAGETTGPATIWSALHDLGAERVGHGTSCTADPRLLEHLAGHRVPLEVCPTSNVRTRQVRSLAEHPVRRMLDHGVVVTLNTDDPPMFGTTLEDEYVAVADALGLLPAEVAGLARNAVEASFLPGGRKAELLAGIDAVVAGT
- a CDS encoding DUF6183 family protein — protein: MGERIAEIVSGLTGLTDVNGLWREVDRRLARGDAAFVADLGIALARAHGTAVRPAWQYRSVFQRLVRSLALGTGDVAQAVRLVAEVPTGRDLAGRVASLLAAGRPVADLAVVFAGDGAPGGAVEELRACLVHELVLRGVAVAEVPGIAGWATSPHWRDHPLGWLPLELSEVEGEPLLPSYSVTGTGAAVPFGLPAGRSIPPGEPVPPMAEVAAADAVTEAVDNWVDESNGRIEARVFEPATPLAPDSVPSALAALDLECLDGGDVPRVVACPPAHAWQVLFAAASGGGAYSSGHRGARGRLAAWNSLAGLVGTPVGASAGEVGARVGECAWYGFEADTDWFAGVVWSIGLAVLDPDGRRLAVLAATDTD